One part of the Moorena sp. SIOASIH genome encodes these proteins:
- a CDS encoding fatty acyl-AMP ligase: MKNEQEFSTLIDLLQYRSLNQSNRKAYSFLQNGEKEVIRLSYQELDEKARAIAVELQKQVDRNERALLLYPQGLEFMAALFGCLYAGVVAIPAPPPDPIRLKRTLPRLEAIVKDAQASVILTDESKYSQLKVATSQLSSEFKSIKWIVSDKIPTPRSQEWQKPDINSDTLAYLQYTSGSTSTPKGVMLTHKNLIHHCSYIKEAWGYTSDSIATTWVPHFHDYGLVDGLIQPLYSGIPCYVMSPIAFYMRPIRWLQTISHYRVTHSQGPNFAYEHCLRRTTPEQRANLDLSSWRTASNGAEPVRQETVENFIATFAPFGFRRDALYPAYGLAEATLLVSTKKHGEKAGVLTLAADALEKNRIVVVSPAEKDQLVRRVVSCGPPICGMKVAIVNPNTLTKCQPDEVGEIWVCDPSMAVGYWNRLEETKKTFHAYLAESGEGPFMRTGDLGFWQDGELFITGRIKDVIIIRGRNHYPQDIELTVEQSHPSLRSSHGAAFAVEIKGEERLIVVQEVERSYQKQLDRDEVVGNIREAVTDEHDVQVYYVVLIKAGSIPKTSSGKIQRSACRVKFLEGTLDQLEARVKVASTSGAAVST, encoded by the coding sequence ATGAAAAATGAGCAAGAATTTTCTACTTTAATTGACCTTCTCCAATATCGCTCCCTAAATCAATCTAATCGAAAAGCTTACAGTTTCCTACAGAATGGTGAAAAAGAGGTAATTCGCCTAAGCTACCAAGAATTAGATGAAAAAGCCAGAGCAATTGCTGTAGAACTTCAAAAACAAGTAGATAGGAATGAAAGGGCTTTACTCCTATATCCACAGGGACTAGAATTTATGGCCGCCTTATTTGGGTGTTTGTATGCAGGAGTCGTTGCCATTCCGGCACCACCACCAGACCCAATTAGACTGAAGCGGACACTACCTAGGCTTGAAGCAATCGTCAAAGATGCCCAAGCTTCGGTAATACTTACTGATGAATCAAAGTATTCCCAACTTAAAGTTGCCACTTCGCAGTTGTCTTCAGAATTCAAAAGCATCAAATGGATAGTTAGCGATAAAATTCCTACTCCCCGATCACAAGAATGGCAAAAACCAGATATAAATAGCGATACTCTTGCTTATCTTCAATACACATCCGGCTCCACTTCAACACCAAAGGGTGTGATGCTAACCCACAAAAATTTAATACACCATTGTAGTTACATAAAAGAAGCTTGGGGTTATACATCAGACAGTATCGCTACAACGTGGGTTCCCCATTTTCACGATTATGGACTCGTTGATGGATTAATCCAACCCCTATATTCCGGTATTCCCTGCTATGTGATGTCCCCCATAGCCTTCTATATGCGACCCATTCGTTGGCTACAGACAATTTCACACTACCGAGTCACCCATAGCCAGGGACCAAATTTTGCCTACGAACATTGCCTAAGAAGAACCACACCGGAACAACGGGCGAATTTAGACCTAAGTAGTTGGCGGACAGCTAGTAATGGAGCTGAGCCAGTTCGTCAAGAAACAGTGGAAAATTTTATTGCCACTTTTGCTCCTTTTGGTTTCCGTAGGGATGCTCTTTATCCAGCTTATGGATTAGCCGAAGCAACTTTGTTGGTTTCGACTAAAAAACATGGGGAAAAAGCCGGGGTGTTGACCTTAGCAGCAGACGCCCTAGAAAAAAATAGAATTGTAGTAGTCTCACCAGCAGAAAAAGATCAGCTAGTACGAAGAGTAGTTAGTTGTGGACCTCCCATTTGTGGGATGAAAGTTGCGATCGTTAATCCAAACACTTTGACAAAATGTCAACCAGATGAGGTAGGGGAGATTTGGGTCTGCGATCCTAGTATGGCTGTAGGATACTGGAATAGGTTAGAAGAGACAAAAAAGACTTTTCATGCTTACCTCGCCGAAAGTGGTGAGGGGCCATTTATGCGCACAGGGGATTTAGGATTTTGGCAAGATGGTGAACTATTTATTACAGGGCGTATCAAAGACGTTATTATTATTCGTGGTCGCAACCATTATCCCCAAGATATTGAATTGACAGTGGAACAAAGTCACCCATCACTGCGATCTAGTCATGGAGCAGCATTTGCAGTGGAGATTAAGGGAGAAGAACGTTTAATAGTGGTTCAGGAGGTGGAGCGGAGTTACCAAAAACAACTAGATAGGGATGAGGTAGTGGGAAATATTAGAGAGGCAGTCACAGACGAACATGATGTACAGGTATATTATGTGGTATTAATCAAAGCTGGGAGCATTCCTAAAACATCAAGTGGCAAAATACAACGCTCTGCTTGCCGAGTTAAGTTTTTGGAGGGCACATTAGACCAGTTGGAAGCCAGGGTAAAAGTGGCAAGTACAAGTGGAGCAGCCGTCTCCACTTAA
- a CDS encoding transposase: MKYTYQYKALPTTDQKLEINLWLRICQYWYNRQLGERFDWWERNRTSVNCCPLVCHLPELRDRPNYYSQKKLLPGLKKGGVTVEWSGEDLDFSRVPANTLQQVCQRVDKAFERFTRSDASGHRSGKPRFKSQSRYRSFVLEGAGLDLHSCSIGGKFLYLKVPKLGLLKVRYHRPLPDGAILKQVQLIKKNDGWFVNLRLDDPTVPTISPDQFIPTWENSLGMDAVLHEDHYIATSEGVKLPSVKLLRRNQAKLAKTAKKKNARTSRQQSTSETGKTRRTATPKDCSCQKRFPIQNRSQVGEDGQKSLLS, encoded by the coding sequence ATGAAATACACTTACCAGTACAAAGCACTTCCAACCACCGACCAAAAGCTAGAGATAAATCTTTGGCTAAGGATTTGCCAGTACTGGTATAATCGTCAGCTTGGTGAAAGGTTTGATTGGTGGGAACGTAACAGAACTTCGGTTAACTGTTGCCCCTTGGTCTGTCATCTTCCTGAACTGCGTGATCGCCCCAACTACTACAGCCAAAAGAAACTTTTACCAGGACTCAAAAAGGGTGGAGTGACGGTGGAATGGTCAGGGGAGGATTTAGATTTTTCACGGGTTCCAGCTAACACCCTCCAACAGGTCTGCCAACGTGTAGACAAGGCATTTGAGCGGTTCACTCGATCGGATGCCAGTGGCCACAGAAGCGGCAAGCCTCGCTTCAAGTCCCAGTCTCGCTATCGTTCATTCGTGCTTGAGGGAGCAGGGCTGGATCTGCACTCGTGTTCGATTGGCGGCAAGTTCCTGTACCTCAAAGTGCCCAAGCTCGGCTTATTGAAAGTTCGCTATCACCGCCCCTTGCCCGATGGTGCCATCCTTAAACAAGTGCAATTGATCAAGAAAAATGATGGATGGTTTGTAAACCTGCGACTTGATGATCCTACTGTGCCCACCATTTCACCCGATCAGTTCATTCCGACTTGGGAGAACTCCCTAGGGATGGATGCAGTATTGCACGAGGATCATTACATTGCTACTTCTGAAGGTGTGAAACTACCGTCTGTGAAATTATTGCGACGCAACCAAGCCAAACTAGCGAAAACCGCCAAAAAAAAGAATGCTCGCACCTCAAGGCAGCAAAGCACGTCGGAAACTGGCAAAACGAGAAGGACGGCAACACCAAAAGATTGCTCGTGCCAGAAAAGATTTCCAATACAAAACCGCTCACAAGTTGGTGAAGACGGGCAAAAAAGTCTTCTTTCATGA
- a CDS encoding transposase — MKTGKKVFFHEDLNLKGLSKRNAPLQDETGRYLPNGQSAKSGLNLSWADAAFGQFFSILGHIAAKAGAVMVAKNPAYTSQVLSYRDQVIFTDCGIRKYWDEVEKLWVDRDINAAINIKRVGLDVFPTIKRRKGSIKIVGSMTDDTSKEVLRTLRGA, encoded by the coding sequence GTGAAGACGGGCAAAAAAGTCTTCTTTCATGAAGACCTGAACCTTAAAGGTCTCAGCAAGCGTAACGCACCATTACAAGACGAAACGGGTAGATACCTACCCAATGGTCAATCTGCCAAATCTGGACTCAACCTGAGTTGGGCAGATGCCGCTTTTGGGCAATTCTTCTCAATCCTTGGTCACATAGCTGCGAAAGCTGGAGCCGTTATGGTGGCGAAGAATCCTGCTTACACTTCCCAAGTGTTATCCTATCGAGATCAAGTGATTTTTACTGATTGCGGTATCCGGAAATATTGGGATGAAGTCGAAAAGCTCTGGGTTGATAGAGATATTAATGCTGCTATCAACATCAAGAGAGTGGGGCTGGACGTGTTCCCCACTATAAAACGCCGTAAAGGTAGCATTAAAATAGTTGGTTCTATGACTGATGATACCTCCAAGGAAGTTCTACGCACTCTTCGGGGTGCCTGA
- the ltrA gene encoding group II intron reverse transcriptase/maturase encodes MKMSKTRGFAPQSEWKKVNWRKLEKTVFKLQKRIYQASNRGDVRVVRKLQKTLIKSWSAKMIAVRRVTQENKGKKTAGVDGVKSLTPKQRLTLVSNLKVSKKAQPTRRVWIPKPGRKEKRPLGIPTMYDRALQALAKQALEPEWEAKFEPNSYGFRPGRSCHDAIEAIFNSIKQKPKWVLDADIAKCFDKINHNALLTKLNTYPSMRRLIKSWLKAGVMDSGTFSPTDEGTPQGGVISPLLANIALHGMEQAIWDYANSVKGKKTHYKKGLALIRYADDFVILHQDQKVVEECLEVINNWLHDMGLELKPSKTQMTYTFNGFEFLGFNIRQYKVGKNHSKQGFKTIIKPSKDAILEHFERLSKVIDRHKAAPQEALIKHLKPIIRGWCNYYRGVCSKETFQDLGYMLWNKLQRWGYRRHPKKTKTWVNKKYWGTIGEDNWIFMADEDNYLPKHAKTEIIRHKKIQDTRSPYDGDLIYWSTRMREHPEMPAQSGRLLRKQKGKCAHCGLTFRPGDSMEMHHILPRALGGNNFDENLELLHLTCHDAKHGKKVNALELDENPF; translated from the coding sequence ATGAAAATGTCTAAAACTCGGGGGTTCGCCCCACAGTCGGAATGGAAGAAAGTCAACTGGCGGAAGCTAGAAAAGACTGTCTTTAAGTTGCAAAAACGAATATATCAAGCCTCGAACCGTGGTGATGTCCGCGTGGTAAGAAAGTTGCAAAAGACTCTGATAAAGTCCTGGTCGGCCAAGATGATTGCGGTCAGACGGGTAACCCAGGAGAACAAAGGGAAGAAGACTGCTGGAGTAGATGGGGTCAAATCATTAACACCAAAACAACGGCTTACTTTAGTCTCCAACCTAAAAGTTTCTAAGAAAGCCCAACCAACCAGAAGGGTATGGATTCCTAAACCTGGACGGAAGGAAAAGCGACCATTGGGTATCCCAACCATGTATGACCGCGCTCTCCAGGCACTTGCCAAACAGGCATTAGAACCTGAATGGGAAGCAAAATTTGAACCCAACTCCTATGGGTTCAGACCAGGACGTTCATGTCATGATGCCATCGAAGCAATATTCAATAGCATCAAACAAAAGCCTAAATGGGTACTTGATGCTGACATAGCCAAATGCTTCGATAAAATCAATCACAATGCACTTCTAACTAAACTGAATACCTATCCATCCATGAGACGCTTAATAAAGTCCTGGCTAAAAGCCGGTGTGATGGATAGTGGGACATTCTCACCTACAGATGAGGGCACCCCTCAGGGTGGAGTTATCTCTCCACTTTTAGCGAATATAGCCCTCCACGGAATGGAACAGGCCATATGGGATTACGCAAATTCTGTAAAAGGCAAGAAAACCCACTATAAAAAGGGACTAGCTCTAATCAGATATGCCGACGATTTTGTCATCCTACACCAAGACCAAAAAGTGGTAGAAGAATGCCTTGAAGTCATCAATAATTGGCTACATGACATGGGTCTGGAATTAAAGCCTAGCAAAACCCAAATGACCTATACCTTTAACGGATTTGAATTCCTTGGATTTAATATCCGTCAGTACAAAGTAGGTAAAAACCACTCTAAACAAGGCTTTAAAACCATCATCAAACCATCTAAGGATGCAATTCTAGAACATTTCGAGCGGCTTTCAAAAGTCATCGACAGACATAAAGCCGCTCCTCAAGAGGCTTTAATCAAACACCTCAAACCTATTATACGCGGATGGTGCAACTACTACAGAGGAGTCTGTAGCAAAGAAACCTTCCAAGATTTAGGTTACATGCTCTGGAACAAACTCCAAAGATGGGGATATAGAAGACACCCAAAGAAAACCAAAACCTGGGTAAACAAGAAATATTGGGGAACCATCGGAGAGGATAATTGGATATTCATGGCAGATGAGGATAATTACCTCCCAAAACATGCCAAAACTGAAATAATAAGGCATAAAAAAATCCAAGATACCAGAAGTCCCTACGATGGAGACCTAATCTATTGGAGCACCAGAATGAGAGAACATCCTGAAATGCCAGCTCAATCGGGAAGGCTTTTGAGAAAGCAAAAAGGGAAATGCGCTCATTGTGGTCTTACCTTCAGACCTGGGGATTCAATGGAAATGCATCACATACTACCACGCGCACTGGGTGGAAATAACTTCGATGAAAATCTGGAATTACTACACCTAACCTGCCACGATGCCAAACACGGGAAAAAAGTCAACGCCTTAGAGTTAGATGAAAACCCGTTTTAG
- a CDS encoding acyl-CoA desaturase, with product MSIQMDVTKEYFKPAKTQKSKTISNDYIKGLQTKHFLLYNVIPTIGTLIAIALLWWYPISSVEIGLLIGMWALSMIGMSVGLHRYFAHRAFKTSQTMSVILAILGCMGAQGPVVSWVAVHRRHHEYSDLPGDPHSPNPELLGEGIFGTLRGLWHAHVGWLTNHEYPNPMYYAPELMRDKTISKINRHYVVWIVLGLLMPTILGGIIHGSWIGAVEGLLWGGFVRMFVVDNSILSINSFSHAFGTHPFDSKDQSRNNIWVAIPTFGESWQNNHHTFENSAAIGLKWWQIDLGYCLIWVLEKLGLVWDVKLPTAKMIEAKKLA from the coding sequence ATGTCAATTCAAATGGATGTGACCAAAGAATATTTTAAACCAGCCAAAACTCAAAAGTCAAAAACCATATCAAATGATTACATTAAAGGTCTCCAGACCAAACACTTTCTGTTGTACAATGTCATTCCAACAATCGGAACACTAATAGCGATCGCTTTACTATGGTGGTACCCGATCAGTAGCGTGGAAATAGGATTACTAATAGGAATGTGGGCATTGAGTATGATTGGGATGAGTGTGGGACTACATCGCTACTTTGCCCATCGTGCTTTTAAAACCAGCCAGACCATGAGTGTCATTTTAGCAATTCTAGGTTGTATGGGCGCTCAAGGACCTGTAGTTTCCTGGGTAGCAGTGCATCGTCGCCATCACGAGTACAGCGACCTGCCTGGTGATCCCCATTCCCCAAATCCAGAATTACTAGGGGAAGGAATATTTGGGACATTACGAGGTCTTTGGCACGCCCATGTGGGTTGGCTAACAAACCACGAGTATCCTAACCCCATGTATTATGCGCCAGAATTGATGCGAGACAAAACCATTAGCAAGATTAATCGCCATTATGTAGTGTGGATAGTTTTGGGTCTGCTAATGCCAACTATTTTAGGAGGAATTATTCATGGCTCTTGGATAGGGGCTGTGGAAGGTCTTCTGTGGGGTGGATTTGTACGGATGTTTGTCGTAGATAACTCCATTTTAAGTATCAATTCATTTTCTCATGCTTTTGGGACTCATCCTTTCGATAGTAAAGACCAGAGTCGGAACAATATTTGGGTGGCTATTCCTACTTTTGGAGAATCCTGGCAGAATAATCACCATACTTTTGAAAATTCGGCAGCGATCGGTTTAAAATGGTGGCAAATAGATTTAGGTTACTGCCTAATTTGGGTATTGGAAAAATTAGGTTTGGTTTGGGATGTGAAGTTGCCAACAGCAAAAATGATCGAAGCTAAGAAGTTAGCTTAA
- a CDS encoding IS607 family transposase — protein sequence MVLVPLRKAVELTGLSGNTLRKYADNGTLRCEKTPGGTRLFDSTDLLRFGKAPKSNRSRCHTICYCRVSSTRQRDDLARQVAYLQSLFPEAEVIKDIGSGLNYKRKGLRTILERIVRGDKLTIVVACRDRLTRFGFELIEYLVSLNGGKILVLDQPESCPESELIADLLVIIHVFSCRVHGLRKYGKKIKEDQSVPKP from the coding sequence ATGGTACTAGTTCCTTTACGTAAGGCGGTCGAACTTACGGGATTATCAGGGAACACTCTAAGGAAGTATGCGGACAATGGCACACTCAGATGCGAAAAAACTCCTGGTGGAACAAGACTCTTTGACTCAACAGATCTTCTCCGTTTTGGAAAAGCTCCAAAGTCTAACAGATCACGCTGTCACACCATCTGTTACTGCCGAGTTAGTAGCACAAGACAGCGAGACGATCTTGCCCGCCAAGTCGCCTACCTCCAATCCCTCTTCCCAGAGGCGGAAGTCATTAAAGACATCGGGTCAGGACTCAATTACAAAAGGAAAGGTCTTAGAACCATACTGGAACGAATTGTGCGCGGAGATAAGCTCACGATTGTTGTTGCCTGTAGAGACCGACTTACCCGATTTGGGTTTGAACTCATTGAATACTTGGTCAGTCTCAACGGTGGAAAAATCCTGGTTCTCGACCAACCTGAAAGCTGTCCCGAATCCGAACTTATCGCAGATCTTCTTGTCATCATTCACGTCTTCTCCTGCCGAGTCCACGGACTCAGAAAATACGGTAAGAAAATCAAAGAAGATCAGAGTGTTCCTAAACCCTGA
- a CDS encoding reverse transcriptase domain-containing protein yields the protein MAKHSELWKKQQWKKLRQNLFRLQKRVYKAVRAGDLKKARSLQKLILKSRSAQLLAVRQVTQLNKGKKTAGVDGKSSLNYRERMELVETLSDRVSDWKHSRLREVPIPKKSGKIRMLKIPTIADRAWQCLVKLALEPAHEATFSGNSYGFRTGRCAQDVQKRLFTHLQSNHNGINKRIIELDIKKCFDRISHTSIMERLIAPAKVKTGIFRCLKAGVSVEFPDQGTPQGGVVSPLLANVALNGIEDIHTSLGYADDMVFILKPKDNADKILNEVKEFLAKRGMEISEEKTKLTKTTDGFDFLGWRFRVRKDGKFSCIPSEENHRNIRKKIKTVVNCSNYGAEVKAKKLAPIVRGWRNYHKSCDMSSSRDNLWFMRITAHRKFRKEKKVSRYKANKLCDKAFPKVGYKQNQHVNVRGTKSPYDGDLVYWSQRNNRLYSDATSDALKKQNHSCGHCGLKFKEDEDVHLHHIDGNHDNWSKKNLLAVHRSCHQQIHWSKPKGRS from the coding sequence ATGGCAAAACATAGCGAACTCTGGAAAAAGCAGCAGTGGAAGAAACTCCGCCAAAACTTATTCCGCCTACAAAAACGAGTATACAAAGCGGTTCGAGCTGGTGACTTGAAGAAAGCACGGTCACTACAAAAACTGATATTGAAATCCCGCTCAGCACAGCTTTTGGCAGTCCGTCAAGTGACGCAGCTTAATAAAGGGAAGAAAACGGCTGGAGTTGATGGAAAGTCAAGCCTCAACTACAGAGAACGAATGGAACTGGTGGAGACATTGAGCGACCGTGTTTCTGACTGGAAACACAGCCGACTACGTGAAGTACCAATCCCTAAAAAGAGCGGGAAAATCCGAATGTTAAAGATACCAACCATAGCCGACCGAGCATGGCAATGTCTAGTAAAATTAGCCCTCGAACCAGCCCATGAGGCAACGTTCAGTGGGAACAGCTACGGATTCCGAACGGGCAGGTGCGCACAAGACGTCCAAAAACGCTTATTCACCCACCTACAATCCAACCATAACGGAATCAATAAACGAATCATCGAACTAGACATCAAGAAGTGTTTCGACCGTATCAGCCACACCTCCATAATGGAAAGACTAATAGCACCAGCTAAAGTCAAAACCGGAATATTCAGATGCTTAAAAGCAGGAGTATCCGTAGAATTTCCAGACCAGGGTACACCTCAGGGCGGTGTGGTCAGTCCCTTACTAGCAAATGTGGCACTAAACGGAATAGAGGATATACACACAAGCCTGGGATACGCAGATGATATGGTATTCATCCTTAAGCCAAAAGATAATGCTGATAAAATCCTCAATGAAGTTAAGGAATTCCTAGCTAAAAGAGGAATGGAAATCAGTGAAGAAAAGACCAAACTGACTAAAACGACAGACGGATTTGACTTCCTGGGGTGGAGATTCCGCGTCAGAAAAGACGGTAAATTCTCGTGCATTCCCTCAGAGGAAAATCACAGAAATATCCGTAAGAAGATTAAAACCGTAGTCAACTGCTCGAACTATGGTGCTGAAGTAAAAGCCAAGAAACTAGCCCCCATTGTTCGCGGATGGCGTAACTACCACAAAAGCTGCGATATGAGCAGTTCTAGGGATAACCTATGGTTTATGCGCATCACTGCCCACCGAAAGTTCCGAAAGGAAAAGAAAGTAAGTCGGTATAAAGCTAATAAACTATGTGATAAAGCATTCCCAAAGGTAGGATACAAACAAAATCAACATGTGAACGTAAGGGGGACTAAGTCACCCTATGACGGTGACTTAGTCTATTGGAGCCAAAGGAATAACCGCCTTTACTCTGATGCTACATCTGATGCATTGAAAAAGCAAAACCATTCCTGTGGACACTGTGGATTGAAGTTCAAAGAAGATGAGGATGTACATCTCCATCACATAGATGGAAACCACGACAACTGGTCAAAAAAGAACTTACTAGCAGTTCATCGTAGCTGCCATCAACAGATACATTGGAGCAAGCCGAAAGGCCGGTCATAG
- a CDS encoding AMP-binding protein, producing MDFIAAFFGCLYAGVIAVPAYPPPRRSHNLSRLLAYASDAEARFALTTTSLLTELTSRFAQHPTLGRLHLLASNNCVRDQGLHWSEPTLSSSNLAFLQYTSGSTGTPKGVMVSHGNLLHNERMIKQAKGHTQQTIVVGWLPTFHDMGLMVNVY from the coding sequence ATAGACTTCATTGCTGCCTTTTTTGGGTGCTTGTACGCTGGCGTAATTGCAGTGCCCGCTTATCCACCACCCCGACGCAGTCACAATCTGTCTAGGTTGTTAGCGTACGCATCAGATGCAGAGGCTCGGTTTGCCCTAACTACCACATCTCTATTGACGGAGTTAACCAGTCGCTTTGCCCAACATCCAACTCTGGGGAGGCTGCACCTGCTTGCTAGCAATAATTGCGTACGCGACCAAGGCTTGCACTGGTCTGAGCCAACCCTGAGCAGCAGTAACCTGGCCTTTCTCCAGTACACCTCCGGTTCTACGGGAACACCCAAAGGAGTAATGGTAAGTCACGGTAACTTGCTACACAATGAGCGGATGATTAAGCAAGCCAAAGGACATACCCAGCAAACGATTGTAGTAGGTTGGTTGCCGACTTTCCACGACATGGGACTGATGGTAAATGTATATTGA
- a CDS encoding carboxypeptidase M32 translates to MQTTEKTQPKLLNLKKRLSEINDLEAAASLLYWDQATYMPPGGAAARGRQLATLQKIAHSKFTDPTMGELLEGLRPYEETLPYFSDEASLIRCTRKNYHRAVQVPAEFMGEFSEHRTETYSVWVKARATNDFAAVRPYLEKTLDLSREMAYFFPGYEHIADPLIDFADYGMKVSILRTLFYQLREELVPIVEAITAQSPTDDNCLHQRYPEEQQLDLTLKVMKQMGYDFERGRQDQTHHPFMINFSTGDVRITTRVDEDDLSQALFSSIHEMGHGLYEQGIRRDLEGTPLACGTSSGVHESQSRLWENIVGRSRGFWKFFYPQVQSYFPSQLGNVSLDAFYQAINKVQRSVIRMDADEVTYNLHVMIRFDLELMMLEGRLQVRDLPEAWNERYREDLGVVPQNDSDGVLQDVHWYTGQIGGMFQCYTLGNLMSAQFFEAAVTEQPEIIPKIEQGNFSTLHNWLKDNIYQHGCKYTAAELIKSLTGTALRIDPFIRYIRQKYGQLYML, encoded by the coding sequence ATGCAGACTACCGAAAAAACTCAACCGAAACTTCTCAACCTCAAAAAACGCCTTAGTGAAATTAACGACTTAGAAGCAGCCGCATCTTTGTTGTACTGGGATCAGGCAACCTATATGCCTCCCGGTGGTGCAGCTGCTAGGGGACGTCAGCTGGCTACTCTACAAAAAATTGCCCATAGTAAATTTACTGACCCAACCATGGGCGAACTGCTGGAAGGGTTACGCCCCTATGAAGAAACTCTACCTTACTTTTCTGACGAAGCTAGCTTAATCCGCTGCACTAGAAAAAATTACCACAGAGCCGTGCAGGTGCCAGCGGAATTTATGGGAGAATTCTCTGAACATCGGACAGAAACATACAGTGTTTGGGTAAAGGCAAGAGCCACCAACGACTTTGCAGCGGTGCGCCCTTACTTGGAAAAAACCCTTGACCTCAGCCGTGAAATGGCTTATTTTTTCCCAGGTTACGAACATATCGCTGACCCGTTAATTGACTTTGCTGACTATGGGATGAAAGTCTCTATTTTGCGGACGCTTTTTTATCAGTTGCGAGAGGAATTAGTGCCAATTGTGGAGGCTATTACTGCCCAAAGTCCCACCGATGACAACTGTTTACACCAAAGATATCCTGAAGAGCAACAGTTAGATTTGACTCTCAAGGTCATGAAGCAAATGGGATATGACTTTGAGCGGGGAAGGCAAGACCAAACCCATCACCCATTTATGATCAACTTCTCTACCGGTGATGTGCGCATTACGACCCGTGTTGATGAAGATGACCTGAGTCAAGCTCTATTTAGCAGCATCCACGAAATGGGTCATGGTCTTTATGAGCAAGGAATTAGACGAGATTTGGAAGGCACTCCTCTTGCCTGTGGGACATCCTCGGGTGTCCACGAGAGCCAGTCCCGACTTTGGGAAAATATTGTTGGGCGTAGTCGGGGCTTCTGGAAATTTTTCTATCCCCAAGTACAATCCTACTTCCCCTCCCAACTAGGTAATGTTTCCCTCGATGCCTTTTATCAGGCAATCAACAAGGTGCAGCGGTCTGTAATCCGCATGGATGCTGATGAGGTGACTTACAATCTCCACGTCATGATCCGCTTTGACTTAGAACTGATGATGCTCGAGGGTAGGCTACAGGTGAGGGATTTACCGGAAGCCTGGAATGAACGCTATCGTGAAGATTTAGGGGTTGTTCCCCAGAATGACAGTGACGGGGTGTTGCAAGATGTTCACTGGTACACTGGTCAGATTGGGGGAATGTTCCAATGCTACACGTTGGGTAACTTGATGAGCGCCCAGTTTTTTGAAGCCGCAGTAACGGAACAACCTGAAATTATACCAAAAATTGAGCAAGGAAACTTTAGTACGCTCCATAATTGGTTGAAGGACAATATTTACCAACATGGTTGCAAATACACAGCGGCTGAATTGATTAAGAGCCTCACTGGTACTGCTTTACGCATCGATCCATTCATCCGCTACATCCGGCAGAAGTATGGGCAGCTTTACATGCTTTAA